One Novosphingobium sp. G106 DNA segment encodes these proteins:
- the tig gene encoding trigger factor — MQIVETANEGLKRGYTVTISAKDISARIEGEVKKIAPQMRLPGFRPGKVPVNLVKKMHGPAIHQEALNTSIREAMDQLVSEQKLRPAMQPDVSLGDGYEEGKDAELTVSLEVLPQIAAPAIEGLKLEKLVVPVTDEEVDAEVARFAGQQKSFTDAKKGKKAENGDQVLVDFVGKRDGVAFEGGSAENQPIELGSGRLIPGFEEQLVGVKAGEERQITVTFPADYGAKELAGKDATFDITVHAVKVAGEQEINDDLAKNLGLESLDQLKGLLRGQLEQQTAGLTRTQMKRALLDQLAAGHDFEVPPSMVEAEFGQIWQQLTHEAGHEEDPEAALKEIEAEKDDYKAIAERRVRLGLLLSEIGQANGVEVTQQEMQMLMAQAAQQYRPEDRQRFYEYVQQDPLVAAQLRAPLYEDKVVDFLFDKAEVAEREVTKDELQAAIEAEEDGHVHGPDCGHDHDHKPAAKKAAPKKAKAAAEPVAEPEAATAEEKPAAKKAPAKKAAAPKAEAAAEEASAKKAPAKKPAAKKAPADKA; from the coding sequence ATGCAGATTGTCGAGACCGCCAACGAAGGTTTGAAGCGTGGCTACACCGTCACGATTTCGGCCAAGGACATCTCCGCGCGGATCGAGGGCGAGGTCAAGAAGATCGCCCCGCAGATGCGCCTGCCGGGTTTCCGCCCGGGCAAGGTTCCGGTGAACCTTGTCAAGAAGATGCACGGCCCGGCGATCCACCAGGAAGCGCTCAACACCTCGATCCGCGAGGCGATGGATCAGCTCGTCAGCGAGCAGAAGCTGCGCCCCGCGATGCAGCCCGACGTCAGCCTTGGCGATGGCTATGAGGAAGGCAAGGATGCCGAACTGACCGTCAGCCTCGAAGTGCTGCCCCAGATCGCCGCGCCGGCGATCGAAGGCCTCAAGCTCGAGAAGCTGGTCGTGCCCGTCACCGATGAAGAGGTCGACGCCGAAGTTGCGCGCTTCGCCGGCCAGCAGAAGAGCTTTACCGATGCCAAGAAGGGCAAGAAGGCCGAGAACGGCGACCAGGTCCTGGTCGACTTCGTCGGCAAGCGCGACGGCGTCGCCTTCGAGGGCGGCAGCGCCGAGAACCAGCCGATCGAGCTGGGCTCCGGCCGCCTGATCCCGGGGTTCGAGGAGCAGCTCGTCGGCGTGAAGGCCGGCGAGGAGCGCCAGATCACCGTGACTTTCCCCGCCGACTACGGCGCCAAGGAACTTGCGGGCAAGGATGCGACCTTCGACATCACCGTCCATGCGGTGAAGGTCGCCGGCGAGCAGGAGATCAACGACGATCTCGCCAAGAACCTGGGCCTCGAGAGCCTCGACCAGCTCAAGGGCCTGCTCCGCGGCCAGCTCGAGCAGCAGACCGCGGGGCTGACCCGCACGCAGATGAAGCGTGCGCTGCTCGACCAGCTCGCCGCCGGCCACGATTTCGAGGTTCCGCCCTCGATGGTCGAAGCCGAGTTCGGCCAGATCTGGCAGCAGCTGACCCACGAAGCCGGCCACGAGGAAGACCCCGAGGCTGCGCTCAAGGAAATCGAAGCCGAGAAGGACGATTACAAGGCGATCGCCGAGCGCCGCGTGCGCCTGGGCCTGCTGCTTTCGGAAATCGGCCAGGCCAACGGCGTCGAGGTGACCCAGCAGGAAATGCAGATGCTGATGGCGCAGGCCGCGCAGCAGTATCGTCCCGAGGATCGCCAGCGCTTCTACGAGTACGTCCAGCAGGACCCGCTCGTCGCCGCCCAGCTGCGCGCACCGCTCTATGAGGACAAGGTCGTCGACTTCCTGTTCGACAAGGCCGAAGTCGCCGAGCGCGAAGTGACCAAGGACGAACTCCAGGCCGCGATCGAGGCCGAAGAAGACGGTCATGTCCATGGCCCGGATTGCGGTCACGATCACGACCACAAGCCCGCCGCCAAGAAGGCCGCACCGAAGAAGGCCAAGGCGGCGGCCGAGCCCGTCGCAGAACCCGAGGCTGCTACGGCCGAGGAAAAGCCCGCTGCGAAGAAGGCGCCTGCCAAGAAGGCTGCCGCGCCCAAGGCCGAAGCCGCTGCCGAGGAAGCGTCTGCCAAGAAGGCTCCGGCAAAGAAGCCTGCCGCCAAGAAGGCGCCTGCCGATAAGGCCTGA
- a CDS encoding TauD/TfdA family dioxygenase yields the protein MTAITIEPIKPHIGSLVRVDKARLCDPEIVQTVREAMEQRGVLVFPELHLTDAEQLAFTDAFGQRLNYTSGATPNGARGAVAGEEADVYKIALGKGATLAPEFVYATWFWHTDGVTVDQPLPKATMLSARKLSLTGGQTEFANTFAAWARLPAAEQAAIAELRVIHRLEAAMRHVFREIPEDRLARFRQAPEMVVPLVWTQQDGRQSLVLGTHADEVIGMPYTAGRSLLERLIEWAAQPDFSYSHDWREGDFVIWNNHGVMHRVVPYDADSDRNMHRTSIQGDQRLGRPLAELQPA from the coding sequence ATGACCGCAATCACCATCGAGCCCATCAAGCCGCACATCGGCAGCCTGGTTCGCGTAGACAAGGCGCGTCTCTGCGATCCCGAGATCGTCCAGACGGTGCGCGAGGCGATGGAACAGCGCGGCGTCCTGGTGTTCCCCGAGTTGCACCTGACCGACGCGGAGCAACTCGCCTTCACCGACGCCTTCGGCCAGCGGCTCAACTATACCAGCGGTGCGACCCCGAACGGCGCGCGTGGCGCGGTCGCCGGCGAAGAGGCTGACGTCTACAAGATCGCACTCGGCAAGGGTGCGACGCTGGCCCCCGAATTCGTCTACGCCACCTGGTTCTGGCACACCGACGGCGTCACAGTCGACCAGCCGCTGCCCAAGGCGACGATGCTCTCGGCGCGCAAGCTGTCACTCACGGGCGGCCAGACCGAATTCGCCAACACTTTCGCAGCCTGGGCGCGGCTGCCCGCGGCGGAGCAGGCGGCGATCGCCGAGCTCAGGGTGATCCACCGGCTCGAAGCCGCGATGCGCCATGTCTTCCGCGAGATTCCCGAGGATCGCCTCGCCCGGTTCCGCCAGGCACCCGAGATGGTCGTGCCGCTGGTCTGGACGCAGCAGGATGGCCGCCAGTCGCTCGTCCTCGGCACCCACGCCGACGAGGTGATCGGCATGCCCTACACCGCCGGCCGTTCGCTGCTGGAGAGACTGATCGAATGGGCCGCGCAGCCCGACTTCTCCTACAGCCACGACTGGCGCGAGGGCGATTTCGTCATCTGGAACAACCACGGCGTGATGCACCGGGTCGTGCCCTACGATGCGGATTCGGACCGCAACATGCACCGTACCTCGATCCAGGGCGACCAGCGCCTTGGCCG